A genomic segment from Alteribacillus bidgolensis encodes:
- a CDS encoding response regulator, with protein sequence MQKVLIVDDQYGIRVLLKEVLEKDGYEVHQASNGLQALEIMEKEKPDLLLLDMKIPGMDGIEILKERKNRQLAANMEIILMTAYGELNVINDAKELGASTYLSKPFDIDQVRKEIKSLLSVTSRQMDKNRSRGK encoded by the coding sequence ATGCAAAAGGTTTTAATTGTAGACGATCAGTACGGTATAAGAGTTTTGTTAAAGGAAGTTCTAGAAAAAGATGGATATGAGGTGCATCAGGCATCGAATGGATTACAAGCTTTAGAGATAATGGAAAAAGAAAAACCAGATTTGCTGCTATTAGATATGAAAATACCTGGTATGGATGGAATTGAAATTTTAAAGGAAAGAAAAAATCGACAACTTGCAGCAAATATGGAGATAATTTTAATGACTGCTTATGGGGAGTTAAATGTAATAAATGATGCGAAAGAACTTGGTGCTTCTACTTATTTATCCAAACCTTTTGATATCGATCAAGTAAGAAAAGAGATAAAATCTCTTTTGTCAGTCACATCAAGGCAAATGGATAAAAACAGATCACGAGGGAAATGA
- the fsa gene encoding fructose-6-phosphate aldolase has protein sequence MKFFIDTASLDQIKEAHELGILSGVTTNPSLVAKEGVDFKERLQEITSIVKGSVSAEVISTEAQGMITEGRELAAVAPNVTVKVPMTTEGLKAVKVFSEENIQTNVTLVFSSVQALLAARAGATYVSPFLGRLDDIGHSGLDLISEISEIFHEHEIETEIIAASIRHPLHVSEAAVRGAHIATLPFKVISQLVQHPLTDQGIEKFLSDWENRSR, from the coding sequence ATGAAATTTTTCATTGATACGGCAAGTTTAGATCAAATTAAAGAAGCTCATGAACTAGGTATATTGTCGGGCGTTACGACAAACCCAAGCTTAGTAGCTAAAGAAGGGGTAGACTTTAAGGAACGTCTCCAAGAAATCACAAGTATTGTAAAAGGTTCCGTAAGTGCCGAAGTCATCTCAACAGAAGCACAGGGTATGATTACAGAAGGGCGCGAATTAGCGGCTGTAGCACCTAATGTGACCGTGAAAGTTCCAATGACTACAGAAGGTTTGAAAGCGGTTAAGGTTTTTTCTGAAGAGAACATTCAAACTAACGTGACGCTTGTTTTCTCTTCTGTGCAAGCACTTTTAGCAGCGAGAGCAGGAGCCACCTATGTTTCTCCATTTTTAGGACGTTTAGACGACATCGGCCACAGTGGTCTAGACTTGATCAGTGAGATTTCAGAAATTTTCCACGAACATGAAATTGAAACAGAAATTATTGCGGCTTCTATCCGCCACCCTCTACATGTTTCAGAAGCAGCTGTTCGAGGAGCACACATCGCGACATTGCCGTTTAAAGTAATCTCCCAACTAGTACAACATCCATTGACAGATCAAGGAATTGAAAAGTTTCTCAGTGATTGGGAAAACCGTTCTCGCTAA
- the fba gene encoding class II fructose-1,6-bisphosphate aldolase, whose protein sequence is MPLVSMKEMLNKAKEENYAIGQFNLNNLEFIQAILQAAEEEKSPLICGVSEGAARYMGGFKPVVSMVEAFMEAYNVTVPVAIHLDHGSSFEKCVEAIHAGFTSVMIDGSHYPLEENIALTKRVVEVAHAVGVSVEAELGRIGGQEDDVIVDDAEAAYAIPSECKELVSQTGVDCFAPALGSVHGPYKGEPNLGFDRMKEIDGLVGIPLVLHGGTGIPAEDVQKAISFGHAKINVNTESQISSAAAVRKTLEEKPELYDPRKYLGPARDAIKETVKGKMREFGSSNRA, encoded by the coding sequence ATGCCTTTAGTATCCATGAAAGAAATGCTTAATAAAGCAAAAGAGGAAAATTATGCAATTGGCCAGTTTAACTTGAATAACTTGGAATTCATTCAAGCAATCCTGCAAGCAGCGGAAGAAGAAAAATCACCACTTATTTGCGGTGTTTCTGAAGGTGCAGCTCGTTACATGGGCGGATTTAAGCCAGTAGTGTCCATGGTAGAAGCTTTCATGGAAGCTTACAATGTAACAGTTCCAGTGGCTATTCACCTGGACCACGGTTCTAGTTTTGAAAAATGCGTAGAGGCTATTCATGCAGGCTTCACATCTGTTATGATTGACGGCTCCCACTACCCGCTAGAAGAAAATATTGCATTAACGAAACGTGTCGTAGAAGTAGCCCACGCTGTCGGTGTATCCGTAGAAGCTGAGCTCGGCCGAATTGGCGGACAGGAAGACGACGTGATTGTTGATGATGCAGAAGCCGCTTATGCGATTCCTTCTGAGTGTAAAGAACTCGTTTCACAAACTGGTGTAGACTGCTTTGCACCTGCACTTGGCTCTGTCCACGGACCATATAAAGGTGAACCAAACCTAGGTTTTGACCGTATGAAAGAAATTGACGGACTCGTTGGTATCCCTCTTGTCCTGCATGGAGGTACTGGTATTCCAGCAGAGGATGTACAAAAAGCAATCAGCTTCGGCCATGCTAAAATTAATGTGAATACAGAAAGCCAAATCTCTTCTGCAGCTGCCGTACGTAAAACATTAGAAGAGAAACCAGAGCTTTATGATCCTCGTAAATATTTAGGGCCTGCTCGTGACGCTATTAAAGAAACAGTTAAAGGTAAAATGCGCGAATTTGGTTCTTCTAACCGCGCATAA